The genomic window ataatctaaaaagaaattattcaaCTTCTTCTAAAGCTGACGATACTGTTCCAAGAAAGAAACCGAAAGAAAAAGCGAAATCAGATGGTTTCAGTTCTGATGACGATTATGACTTGAACACAATAGTTATAAAACAGTTAGATGATATAGAGGAAAGACTTAAAGGAGTAACAAATCGTGTTGATAAAATCTTTCAAAAGAATACTAAAAAGGTGGGAAAGAAGACTAAGTTAATTCAACCACAGGACCTTGAATCAGATTTTAAAGTGGATGATGACGGGTTTGTGCAAGTTTATACAGATGGAGCATGTTCATCAAATGGCCGCTCAGGTGCTCGAGCTGGTATCGGTGTGTACTGGGGTGATGGCCATAGTCTAAATTTAAGTGAGCCAGTATCTGGACGAGCTACTAACAACTGTGGTGAAATTCAAGCAGCTACAAAAGCTATTAAACAGGCAATTGATCATGGGGTGGACAAGTTAGCCATTTATACAGACTCCAAGTTTCTTATCAATTCTGTTACAAAATGGATGCCAGGTTtgttaacttataatataaataaatataattactataaaatttactataagcttataatataaataaatattactataataaaacactaaaatagaaaacaataacagcaatataataaatataatacaataacacTAACTCTCAGTAAGCGGAGAGAGTTAAACTTAGCTTTATGTATAAGATTACACAAAGCTACAGTAGAGAATGAATTTCTCTAATCAATGTTAAATTAcaagttataattaagttaaacaaTCCTAAAAAtcctgaaaaaataatcaaaaagttGAAGTtgttaattgataaattacatattatttattgtattacatattattttatattagaattttcaACACTGTAATAAACACATTACAAAGTAATGCGACTAATACTGGCAAAGTACATCTAGGCTTATATTtgacaattaacaaaaactttttcagGTTGGAAAAGAAAAGGATGGAAACTACAATCAGGAGAACCTGTGAAGAATGAAATGGACTTTAAGGATCTTGATAGTGTTCAGaataagattaatattaagtGGAATTATGTAGAAGCCCATAAAGGTATCCATGGCAACGAGATGGCCGATCAACTTGCTAAAGCTGGTGCCTCTCGCTATGGaatctaaaaacaaattaatatttcctatgtagattttgtttaatattaaaccaaTTTTGTAGTGTGAAATGAATATTACTTTTGATTTTTACATAGcctttatatttgttaaagtcTAGGTcaacttatacatatttcaatttctttaatttagtttGCCTAGAATTTATCTGTTAAGTGGtgcttttaaaaaatgagTATTGCCTCTATTACTATTAATGGCTGTGTTTGGAAAGGTATGGTTTTTTCCATGTCATATCCACTTCCTAAAGATAATAATCATTTGTTGTAGTATTTTCAGATTTCTTCATGTCTTGTAACTTTATTATCAAAACTCTACTACTTTCTGACTTATTTATCTATGTATTGGTTCCATAAAGGCtagaattgttatttatttatttataatcacattatttgataattgCCCATTATTAGTTTGAGAATTACGAAATGTTTAAAGCTGtaagaatgtttttaataaatattattttctgtatttacTCTTTATTACCCAATGAGAAATGTTACTCAACTTCTGAACTTCTTCTTGAAGCCTGCAACTCATCCCAGAAATGAGAATCACGGCCTGCGGTCTTTTATTGGACACAAGATGCCGAAAAGTGTCCAGTGGAAAAAAGGAGGGCTAAACTTACAtaggaatttaaataaatttactgccaGCATTGGCTTTGGAGCAACCTCCAAAAAAATGACCTCTAAAACCATGCAGCTGCAAagtgtattaataattgattatttttttcgaaattcgatattttatgcaaaatgtCACAACTCACATCTTTAAGTCTAAACTGATATGAAGGCCAGGTGTGGGAATGGGGAAATAAAAGTACCATCTCAATATCTTacatttattgtaaacatttcGACGTTGATTAACTTGTACTAGTATATTGCCATACAATTAGCAGTTCacaattttcatgaaattaatatctaaatttaactatatttacaagataatataactaaaatttagattttgtaaatattaaaattatattaaaaatagttattcaACCACAATAGGAAATAACCTAAAAATAGCAGTCTTAAACATATAACTACAATTTGAGATTTAATGAACTTCTAGAACCATAACCCGGGGCGCATCTTCACCATAGACTATAGTGTCTTGAAAAGACTATACCaatccaattattaatatcaatggCTTTTGGATCCGCCCTCGAGCTATcttcaaaacttttaatagaATCAGCCTTCTTCAGAACTTCATAAGCCGgccttacaataatagttgGTGTTCGCACACATTCAAACCTCAAAGCTGGTCGAACACCAATatccttaatataatataacctaattattcaattatgtattgcataataattacattatatacatgAATGTCACATGACTTAGCTATAGATGTCACATATCAAAACTCAAACATTTTCTAACTGACAAATTAAGCTTGCCCACTACTTTAAaaccattaatatatataccatcctgtaaattttgtattaaaaaaccaaaaggtattatattaataactaaaaccatatttaacagtcatttgtaaaaatttgccataaattattttataagcttATACATTACTGTAAACATATgtttaaacatatttgttCTATTATAAATCCCAATTTAAAACTACGAATGGTAATTGTTACCAgtcgtttatattttataaaataataaaatatattgaataaccCTGGCAAGAGTTCATGACCTTTAGAGGTCAACGACCTGACATTTTAGGGGTCAATGacctgatttttttttatattgttaaaaatagtttCCGTATCCATTCTTTATGAAAACTTAAGTTTTATGAAGATCCAGAAAGCATCATAAATAAATCGACAATTCTAACCAAACTTGTCACATTTCATCAACGCCTGAACACAATTTGGTAGAAAGAAACGAAAGTTTACGTttaaactgatttttattgagtttataatattaaaatcatagcTTCAAAAttgctaatttaaataaatacaagacCCAGACTCTAAGGGGTTGATAACCCCATGAGAATCTTTGTATTGCCGTATTTGTCAccatgtttaaaacaaataattcaaaGTAGCTAAATTTTATCACCACAATTTATTTAGGACATACTTTTAAccgattataaaaaaatgttctaccttcatttgtaaaattttttgtGATACCCACATTATACATACATGCGTGTTCGTAATAGCTACGaatcgtaaaaaaatctacCATTCAACTgccttaaattaatataaaaagcggcTTCCTTCTCTAATCTAGGGCTTAAAAACTATATGACCTATGACGTATGCACATACTGTATCGTCGGCCGTCTCGGTGTGGAAACGGTGCTGCCCCCACCCACGATCAAATATCCGCCGGAAGTTGTCACTTTTTTCGCTTCCTCATTGCTgtgtaactaaaaaaaaaaaaataatgagttAATTAATATCCCGACCGTACAATGATATACTTTCAGTTAAGTACCTACTTgcttttagaaattatttacataataaaaaccaatgGTTACGTCAAAAAACatcactaaaaaaatattttctatgtaaaCCGGTTGCATCACCATATATACTATAACAGCAAAGATACGTAATTTCTATAGTCTATGACTGTTTATAATCTGTGCTGATGATTATTGCAAAATTGaacgtttttgttatttaaaattattatttacaactaattaaattctattataataaattaactatactTCCTAGGaatttctgtttttaatacatattgtgTCTTTACGAATACATCATAAACATTATGGTTAGCTTACCTTAAAgacttataagtaatttaagtctaccCTACTTTGTGAGCAGATTTAAtgcaatttatcccccctCCACTCtagcaaagctctcaaaaataatagttcatagacatattaatttttgtaggaatcctcagaaaaaagtatttcgtttttaagcatagacaatgcGTGGGTTAACatgtgtaaaaattaaaatgattacatAAATCAAACACCCTCCCTCCTCCCACTCTCCATAAggatacacacatacataaaatattgtccAATAACACTAACACTATCTATGCAGTGGAAGACACTATTCGTGTTACTAGTGTACTTTCCACTATTAAGCAgtaatactaatttaaatctGAAGTACTTAATAATGATTAcctgtttattaataatgacagGCGGCGTCTGGGCGTTGGGCTTGTATGTTCCGACGCATTTGACAGTTTGATTTCCACTGCTATCTTCTACCATACTCACTGTAAATTCAatagttcaaatatttaaaaaaacctcaaTGCATGTCGAGAAATGTGTGGATATCTCAGAAACTACTAAACtaaatttgatgaaatttgaattgaaaCCTTGatggtttttataatttaacccTTTACAGTACCAAACCCcctatatttacaatattctttgcaattttcaaaaactttgtacttaaataaaatcgtataaaaaaatcatttttataaatcctcATTAATAAACATGTCACTGTCGTATGTCATACAGATTGACAAAGtcaaatcagttttattaCTATCGACCCTAGCAATATTGGCACACCTCTAATAGCTACGctcaaacccaataacctatctcaatccctTTTTGACCAtatgagatagacatcttaatccaaatattgatattggtgccaataaccaatcgacggattgtaatagccatctgtcgatacaagctatccatggtaggtagGATCGTTGTATgaggatagacctttgtatgaaaatgaccaatatacaccagtttttaaaataattaaaaagctatttgatatgttttaaacagacatgtatattttaatattatttagtttatattgattatcaaatatgagtgtaaagagcgaagaggtCGCCAAaaattgtcttcgtagggtttggttattgggatgcagatgaCCTCAAATGTATGACTGTCATGGTCTGagaatccacaatctcagattgttttctatCTGAGTTTGTGGATACATTGGGTTCAGCCGACAGTTACATTACTCCGacacacaaaaattaatttaattatatattataatacaaatgacAACTGACTTGGTGTACCTATAAGCGAAGTCTTCGGCATCTCCTTGTTGTACACTCGGGTTGGTTTCGATGGGTTCTTGTTCGGTGTCTGGAAATTATGCGAttcaagtatttaatatatacagtaGAATTCCAATTATCCGAATTAATGGGGACCCATTCGGATAATCAAATATTCGGATAatcggatttttttttaaattgccatTGGAGAGAATAAAAGCTACGTTTTGATAttgcactatttttttattgaattaaatgaaagaaacatgaaattttcacatgttttaaatataaataaaatgtacttatgtacaagtttagaattaaaaatcattgttttttaaacatctcCGTCAATGTAAGCTGTTTTGCGGTCTTCAACCGTTTTCGGGCAATTTTTTGTGATCCGGATAATCGGCGATTAGGATAGTCGGAGTTCGGATAATTGGAGTTCTACTGTAAGAGGttatattcaattcaaattactaaaaaaatatataaaaatgagtaACGATAATATGGTTTGAATCAGagaaacattttcaaatatatatttaccaaaCGCTCCGGTGCTGGCTGCAATCTCGCGTGGATGTCTTTCGAGTTGTCTGTTCCATTACTATCCTGGAAAAGCAAAATTATATTcgcaaaaataattgtaaattaattattactaaagttAAGATTATGTACCAGTAtttgatcactccatgtatttgtatacataaacTGTATacatgctaatgataataaaattaaaaaatcgtttactgcaagacgttatgcgataAAATTGTcatatcttatcttatatctttaaacaagcaattcttgtatatatatatatttatatttttttgtatatatatatatttatttatattctttttttatacgctattggttgatgtatttgtttagtagttacatattagaactttagtacctggatgaatattttttttatttttataaattgtgttttttggaaattatatttaaatacgtattacatacttataaaatgatgaaatatgaatataattatcgaataaagattatattcatatcatatttaagttttttttcactGACATCTTTagacgagcaattctatgtttaaattgataaaacacgaatagaatgacattttctagaaattattcctagctagatcgatttatcgccccagAAACCTgctgtatactaaatttcatgaaaatcgttggagccgatcccgagattccaattatatatatatatacaagaattgctcgtttaaagatataagatatgtaactactaaacaattaatacatcaaccaatagcgtgtattttcctcgatctccctttctcactctctctcaatcaatctcaatcgctctcttccttttcttcaacaaaaacgctgcacatcttagTGACGTTTCATCTTTTTAAGAGCCTTTAAGCTTTTTAAGCCCTTTTAAGAATACtctattttcttaattttatatctctatctctatttttaatttgtctaaATTTGATTTCACTTCCAAACTTTCCATCTTCTGTACCTTCTACCAACGCCTTCTTCTCCACGAAGGAGTGGAGATCATATTTACCTGCGCCTGAGTGCAAAGGGCGGCGTGCGTGGTCCAATGCGCTCGTTGGCAGGGATAGTCGCAGTACGAGGTGTTCCAGCAGCAGTAGAACTGGGCCTCTTGGCTGCAGTTGGCGCACCTGGAAATGTCAATGAGGTATCATTCATTAATcgattagatatttaattaaatgtctagagattcaattaactctctgatttaactactttatgttatatctattaatcgattagatatttaattaaatgtctagagattcaattaactctctgatttaactactttatgttatatctattaatcgattagatatttaattaactgtctagagatttaattaactctctgatttaactactttatgttatatctattaatcgattagatatttaattaactgtctagagatttaattaactctctgatttaactactttatgttatatctattaatcgattagatatttaattaactgtctagagattcaattaactctctgatttaactactttatgttatatctattaatcgattagatatttaattaactgtctagagattcaattaactctctgatttaactactttatgttatatctattaatcgattagatatttaattaactgtctagagattcaattaactctctgatttaactactttatgttatatctattaatcgattagatatttaattaactgtctagagattcaattaact from Pieris rapae chromosome 23, ilPieRapa1.1, whole genome shotgun sequence includes these protein-coding regions:
- the LOC110993453 gene encoding ribonuclease H1; this translates as MLWRVVNLQRHFLRCELWTKNNLYFIKMPFYAVAKGRTSGIFMEWSDCEAQVKGFPGARYKKFNTVVEAQDFITTNKGVSGPVKDIPPKKPKSRSSLPSKNDNNLKRNYSTSSKADDTVPRKKPKEKAKSDGFSSDDDYDLNTIVIKQLDDIEERLKGVTNRVDKIFQKNTKKVGKKTKLIQPQDLESDFKVDDDGFVQVYTDGACSSNGRSGARAGIGVYWGDGHSLNLSEPVSGRATNNCGEIQAATKAIKQAIDHGVDKLAIYTDSKFLINSVTKWMPGWKRKGWKLQSGEPVKNEMDFKDLDSVQNKINIKWNYVEAHKGIHGNEMADQLAKAGASRYGI